The nucleotide sequence CaccaagggagtgagctgagagagagaggtgtctcccgcctccaaggaggaaactacaagagttcccagaattctcagaaggccatgtccattGGTTATATCgtgattgacaggcaaaactccaccccttccctcgtaATCctttcaaaacaacaacagattatgcaactacaacagagctctccaagatacTGATAATTATAGTAGATACTGATAGTTATTAAGCTCAGAAAATGCTTATagataattttattatttgttttacaaTTATACATTGATGTTAAATAATATTAAATTCTATTTTACATGTATGTGTTTTCacaccaaaattttaaaatagtataAATGTAAGGCCCTCTAAAGTTTTTTAAAACATGATTTGTAACTAGAACAATTGATTTTGATAATATGTCTCATCAGTTTTTCTTTGGTAATCCAGTAAAGAAGAGTTTATTTTCTTTGACAGTCTTGTCAATCACCTTAGTTTTCattcaaaatttaaataaattgttTCTCTTGGTTTTATTTACAGCAAATTACTGGAGTTAGTGCcacaaaaatgagaaaataaaaaaagaaaattgaaacaaaatagagaaataaTGGAAATTCTGAGGATGATAAAGATCATAACTCTTAGTATCAGAATTGCACACTGGACACAGATGGCAACAAATCTAGACTGAAATAAGCCAGAAAGCTCCAAACAGTTTCTCCAAATTGTATAATTTCCAGAATAATAAATATAAGTTACTATATTTTGAGAAAATTCAGCCATTCAATAGTTATTTTGTGGTTTATTTAATGTTCAAGAGTTCTACAGAAAATTGAATGATGTCTTCCAAAAACTCGTGTCCACCCCAGATTATTGAAATCTTCCTTATCTGAAAATATGGTCTTTGCAGATACAATAAATTAAGATATCATATTGGATTACCACTGCtcaacaaactcactgcaatctagTGAATTGTATTACCACTGCGCCCTAATCTAATAACCAATGCCTTTAAaggaagagaagagacagagaaacCTAGAAAAGAAGGTGATGTGAAAATAGAGGAagctgatgtccctcactgacccatagtcctacaggggacaaccccaGAGACACAGtaagggaattgcacccaatcgaaCCCCGCCAcatcaaggcaaaacattaagggggtgcaacagacagtaagggaatggagaggcaaggtccccaatgaatgctgaaagtggactttggggccagggcatggtaccccaacagactgaactggaaaacaatcctaaaggccaacaaaaaaatccttgcactaactacatgcttttctttcttgttgtgtttggttttgctttgtttgggttttatcattgttttgttgtatattgttgcttggttgtgctctgtcttgtttttgtgcatgttactatctccgcaggtctgtctaaataagataggctgtatgaacaattggaggagaaaacaacgggaccgatagttccatggggacatgggagaaggggaggtggtggtggtggggggggggtagtggtgttaataaacccagggacaaggaaacaacaagtgatccaaatcggtggtcaggaggtgtgggaggcctggttgggcatgatcaagggtaatgtaattaagaggaattgctgaaaccctggtgggcacTGAGCATTATtgtagaacaggagggaagtcaaaggaaatagaggaaagagctgggtggcagagggcatttatagaggtctagataaagacatgtacatatgcaaatatatttatacttgaggatggggaaatagatctatgtgcatatatttacagggtagtattaaggtagcagagggacattggacctccactcaagtacttcctcaatgcaagaatactttcttctattaaattggcattctatgatgctcactttctggacacaaccactgaagacaaagtgggtgaacaactaaatgtggtgaagaaagctgatggtgcacggctataaaaagatatagcgtctggggtcttaaaagcttgaaggtaaacaagcagcatctggctcagaagcaataaagctcacatggaagaagcacaccagcctgtgtaaccacaggtgctgaagggatcagttatcagtcatttaagataaaaaaaaatcatatcattgtttgctcacccccctgaaacgattgctgaagacaactgggtacataagcaaatgtgccaaagaaagctgatggttcctggctaacaagcagccatctagctctgaagcaacaaagcccacatggaagaagtataccagcctgtgtgatcacaaggtgtcaagggatcaggtatcaggcatgatcagaaaaaaaaaatcttaccatagtgaatgagcgggggagtgtggagtggagacccaaagcccatttgtaggtcactggacatccccttacagaagggtcttggggaggaaacgagacagtcagggtgcgatgtagcattgatgaaaaatacaaatttcctctagttcctaaatgcttccttcccccccccccacccccggccactGTTATGGTCTGGatcttaccttgcaagtctgactagaccagaggaaatacactggtacagatgggaactggaaacacagggaatccagggcggatgatcccctcaggaccagtggtgtgagtggcgatactgggagggcataaagagggtgggttggaaagggggaactgatttcaaggatctatatgtgacctcctccctgggggacatacaatatAAAAtttggggaagggagatgtgggacagagcaagatatgacaagatgataatttataaattatcaagggttcatgagggagggggttgtggAGAGGGGggcggaaaatgaggacctgatgccaggggcttgagtagagagcaaatgttttgagaatgatgagagcaattaatgtacaaatgtgctttacccaactgatgtatttatggattgtgataagaattttatgagcccctaataaaatgatttttttttaagaaaagaaaatagaggaagcaATTGGAAGCATTGACACATGTCAATGAACAACAGAACCAGCAGAAGCTGGAAGGGACAAGGGAGGGTCTTCCTCCAGGGATTTCGAGGGAGCATTGCCCTACTGATGACTTGGTTTAAGACTCAGGGAGCTACAACACTTTAAAAGAAGGAACAGCCGATGTTCTGAGCCATGAAGCCCAAACTCAAGGCAAGCAAGTAGAAATGTCCCCCTTGGAGTTCCATTGTTGCAATCTATGGATGCCAACTGTTAAATCATTCTCCTACAGATCCACTGGCTGGTTAACACCACCAATCTTTTGATTGACAGCTGAACTCTTAACCTGTTTGATACCAGGTCTCCTCCATAAGTCACCTagtttgtggtaatttgttacCCAAGACCTTTGAGACTACCTCAGTGTTGTACTTAGAAACtaaacaaggaaaaaaaaattgaaaaagtttATAATTTACTGCCAGCATAaagcaataatttttaaaagaaatctggAGCTACTGCAATTTGCCAAGTAGCCAAATTTTAATGAGCATTCAGAGTCATAGTAATTCACAAAATATATGTATTGATCAAGACCAGTTTACACTGAAAGGATGGAGATATGGAGACTGTGTTAATGGGGTGGGGTTGGAACAGAGAACCTGTATTTCCATTTGTAATTGAGAGGATAATGCTTAAAATGGAAAATTTAAGCAATAGGTTATATGAATTGCTGAGATTCCCTAATAAATACAAAGAGAGTTATTACAAATTAAAAAGGCTGAAAGTTATTATTTTTGATGGAAAGGAATTGGATGGGAGGACTATCCTGTTCATTTTAGTGTGGTTTTTAGAACTATTTATCTCTAAAAATTCTTAGTAAGTGTAATATTGATAACAAAAATAAAGATTTTTCAGGTAGTTGATTCATATAAGGCATGAGAAAGAAACACATGGAGGGTTGATTAATGGAATGAAaacagaataaagaaaaaaatgataccGAAGAAGAAAAAATTGGACTAGAAGCAGAAAATATAAGAAGACAAACCTTAAGAAATTCACAATGTTAGGGGCCTTGTCTTGTTTGAATTTTTTAGTCACAAAAAGAAATTCTACACATAGATACTTGTTCCTCCAAATCACACGCATAACTATCAAAGTCACCATTAAAAGGCAGACAGGTACTCACAGAGAGACTGTGACAGATTGCAAAGTCATTGACAAGCCCAATACTCAATCCCAAATCCATAGCATCCTCCCAAATTTCCTGTGGAAATGTCTTCCTTTTCTGTAATATAGGGAAATCTATGAAAAGTCTGTGTCCTCCTTTTTTCTATCCTCATCACCAGCTTCCTTATTGCTTCCTTGACATCTCTGTTTCTCAAGGTATAGATTACTGGATTCATTACAGGTGGAGTCAAGTTGTACAGGAGTGCCACAAACTGGGTCACATCTTGAGAAAGCTTTGGCTTTGGGGCCATGTACATATAGATGAGAGTACTGTAGAAGATAGACACCACCATAAGATGGGAGCCACAGGTCCCAAAGGCCTTCTGTCGCCCCCCAGGTGTCTTCATCTTCAACACACTATGGGCAATTCGACTATAAGAGACTAAGATTAGTGAGAGAGGAAATACAAGGAAGACACTACTCAGCACTGTAATCTCCTTCCTGTAACTTGCGGTGTCCACACAGGCCAGCTGCAGCACTGGGGGCGTCTCACAATAAAAATGGTTTATCCGATGGTGGCCACATCGGGGAAAGGTCATTGTGATAGGGGTGTGTATCAATGAGTTACTGAAACCAACAACCCAGGATATGCTGGCCAATGTCCAGCACAGCTGTGGTGGCATGAGGgtgacatagtgcaagggctgacAGACAGCAACATAGCGATCATATGCCATCATGGCCAGAAGGATGCACTCCGTGCCCCCCAGACCCAGGGTGATGAGAAGCTGGACCACACAGCCTACAAAACTGATGGACTTGTCTGACCCCGCAAGGTTGAACAGCATCTGAGGACTGATGCAGGTCACATGTGTGAGGTCAATAAAGGAAAGGTGAGTGAGGAAAAAATACATAGGTGTGTGGAGCTGGGAGTCCAGGTGGGATACCAGGATAATGGTCCCATTACCCATGACTGTAAGAAGGTAAAATATCAAGATGAACACAAACAAGATCTTTTCTAGCCATGGCTGCTCCGAAAAGCCTACCAAGATGAAGTCTCCTCCAGAAGTAGAATTATCTCTTCCCATCACCTCCTGAGTGGCCtgtgaagaagagaaagaggacaTAATTTCAGCATTGTGTTCTGCCTTTCCTGGATGAGAATGTTCCCTCTaactattttaaatgaaaattcatgATTATGTCTTTTCTTTTGCCTAGCAGGAGACAGGTGACTACTTTAGGAATCTCATAAACTATAGAAAATGACAAAAGCAGAGGAGAAAGTGAACACACATCTGCAGGAATCACTATGGTCTCATGCCACAACTCTTCCTCCCCccttttctctgtgttcctgtctACAAACTGctcagaaccttgtccttcatagAAGCACTTTCAACCCATGTCCCATGCACTTTTATCCAATTGTCAATTGATCATCAAACAAATCATCAGAGCCTCCAATGAGGTCAAAGATGTAACTTTATCTAAAATATACTGAATAAGGTGACTTTATCCAGGTCCCAAATTTGGAGAACTCTGTGCTGATGAAATATAGATGCGGCTCAAAGAGGTAGCtggagagggaaaagaaaatgacTGGTTTTGACAATTTTTCATCAATTTGACAATGTTGATCCCAATAACCTGCTGTGGAAAGAATAGATGAACCCTTCCTGCCCTGTCTGCAGCATGCCTTCACAGCTGTACTGATACTCACTTTattatatctatataaaataCGTCAGTGGAAGACTGATAGTTATATTTCTGCAGAACCAACTAAATGAGTTGAGCAATTTCCGTGACTTGCAACCTTTAGTAGAAATGTTTATTTAAATTCTTAAGTTAATTTTTGATTACCTATTAAGCTATTCTCTTTCAAATCGATTCCCCTTTTACAGTAGAAAACAATATCTAAAAATATATAGCACCCTTTATTTCAGAATCTTCACATAACAAGTTCATTCAATCCCTACTAGGGCTTAATTtttatcaaaaaacaaaacaaaaaaaagcccaAGTGAAGAAATGTAATGGCAGTGGTTCCAGCATGGACGCAACGGACTCATCAGAAGACCCTGTTAAAGCACGAATCACTGCGCCCTCCCTCCAATATTGCTGATGCAGTAATTGTGGTCTGCGACAgagaatttgcatttttaaacaAATGCGCAGGAGTAGTCTATGCTGCTTGCTGGATAATACAGGAGAAACCCAGTATTTGACCGCATCATAATTGGATTTCAACGCAAACGTGGAGAAAATTTTTCATCAGAGCttgaacaaaacatcagaatccaaCGCAATACATGTGATTTCTGTGCACACAGGCAGTTGTGTTTCTTTCACTATGTGTTAGTTGATGTTGCTAGCATGCATTGTTTAAACATTTTACGGTTATGTTATAAGCgctttgctttaattttcttagtttttgtgactttttgtactgtttttagataaaaagacATGGGTCCTAAGGAAGAGTTTTtagaaagaatcatcatgatatggaaatggttaactgtgttatcgatattgctgatgataatttagtaaacccttttagaaaacagttaaggaaatgccaacagcagaccacattagacagattttttttaaagggagagccagccaggtcctagtgaaggaaagtcaaagaaggaaaaaaattttttaaaacttctgaTAAGCAGTTGATTTTATGGCATAGGATTCtctttccaaacaatgactctctctataTATCTCCTCTCCACATAGTGTCCATAGATACAGATCCTCATAAATCTCAATAATGGACCATACTTtaattgttaaaaactttttaaatattgtgtttcttatttaaattatattatttaatgcTGGACAtaattactttgaaatttctgtgtaatgttttatatCAAAGGAAAGGTTAGGGTAAACAATTGGTGGTCAAGAAcagattaatctgttttcagttatttcttgtgGGAAAAACTGATAcggaactcgactgcatcacaTCTGGATGCCCCTTCTAGAACAAATTAGCATCAAGGTCCAATGATCTACTTACTGTACAATCTAAAATCCACTCTCTGACCTGCTTACTCCCCAGGAGTCTAAACGAGGAGTCATAGAACATGAGTCTGAGGGAAAAAAGAAcagccatttgtgtgtgtgtgtgtatgtgtgtgtgcacacgtttACATGTGCACAGTTCTCTTTTGATATTTTGATCAACCACCAGTGGAGAGACATAGGATGTAAGAGATAGGAAATAATCCTATCTCTTTGAATTTactctggatttttaaaaatttgttcacAATGTTCGCTTTTTAAACAATTCTTTCTTCAGACCTTTTGACTGAGTCACCTGTCTCTACAGGACCCATTGATTCTGACACCTCCAACAGTTGTGTCACTGTGTCTCAGAGACATAGACAACTTTAATTCTCACAGAGAAGCGAGACAGACTGGCACAAATAATGACTAAAAGAGCTTCCTGGAGCATAAAAATCAGAGGAACTACCAGAAAAGGAATTCAGAAAATTTTTCAGGTACCTTCCAGAAATTGATAAAAAATAGAGAGAACTAcaggaaaaataaatggaaatttagAAACCATACCAAAAAGATAAAGAGAGAAATGTAGAcaattattaataaaataatagaattaaacaacactttaaaaatagaGTAGTAGCATTGAAGCAAAGGAAGACTGAAATGATGAGCTGGAAGACAAATCTCTTGACTCTAATCTAGAAGAATAACAATCTACAAAAAGAGCAAAAGAAATTCTAAGAACTGTGTGAGACTATAACAATAACTTATGCCTCATTGGTGCTCCAGaataggaacaaacaaacaaaaaactcacagaAAACAATCCAAAGATTTCTGAAAGAAAACTTTCCTAACATCATTGAGATAGTTGGgctagcctggccaataaacacatgtggggttaattgaaggctggagagataaataactcagtgagcctggcctttctagttcttgggtctctggctttgtgattgtcagaccagggtgcagcttccttagccagttccgtgcttcagctggcaatgtTCActtctgcaagatatccctgaggagaggccacatggacctcccccgatgcagccctgggtgctggagcatctgtgtggagacccctgttagTGCTGAAATACTTACTCATTCACTgagtcagctttcctcctgcagtcagcgtcgttgtgtgtgttttgtggattggtgttgaacatatgggctaatgttggacttgtgggcttgggcaacactgggttgggatgttttcttgatgtgaacttaccctttacatataaactctctcttatacatatgagtttctgtggatttgtttctctaatgtacccagactaacacaatcataaAGAAAGAGAATGTAACTGTTTAAGAAACTGAAAGTGTAACAAGCAGGAGAGAttccaaaagaaaatcatcataacATATCATAGTCAAACTTTCCAATATCAAGGACAAAGAAAGGATTCTGAGAGCACCTTGGGAAAGAAGAAAAGTTACTACAAAGGGAAACCAATGAGAACCTTGCGCTTTCAACAAAAATCATGTAGAAAGGAAGCCATTAGAATGACACATAtaaaaatctgaaagaaaaatattgaaaaccagaattTTATATCCCCCACAAATTATCCTTCAAATATGGGGGAgagaaaatagaaggaaaaattaaaggaatttaTAAAAGTAAGAACAATCttataaaaaatattaagaaGAAATATTTTCACAGAAATTCAATAACAGAAGATATAAACCTGAGCTATACATACAAGACACCACATCCCCCAAATCAACCCATTTAAAGCAGTAGTCAAAAAAATATCACAAGATTTAAAACAGGGAACCAGCAATATAAATTCACAATGAAGACAATTACAAAAAAGACAGAGGGAAAGTGTAGATACAAAACAATCCAAGGGAAAGGAAGATGTGGAGTTCTCAATAGAGAACCAGTGGTTTTAAACTTCAGGAGAAAATCATAGGAAACAAGGAATATCAAAGAAAATGACAAAACCTcataaaactaaaaaacaaaattacaaaatctggtagaaaataaaataacagcaaacaaaaggggaaaagaaaaccTA is from Tenrec ecaudatus isolate mTenEca1 chromosome 2, mTenEca1.hap1, whole genome shotgun sequence and encodes:
- the LOC142440260 gene encoding olfactory receptor 2G3-like, yielding MGRDNSTSGGDFILVGFSEQPWLEKILFVFILIFYLLTVMGNGTIILVSHLDSQLHTPMYFFLTHLSFIDLTHVTCISPQMLFNLAGSDKSISFVGCVVQLLITLGLGGTECILLAMMAYDRYVAVCQPLHYVTLMPPQLCWTLASISWVVGFSNSLIHTPITMTFPRCGHHRINHFYCETPPVLQLACVDTASYRKEITVLSSVFLVFPLSLILVSYSRIAHSVLKMKTPGGRQKAFGTCGSHLMVVSIFYSTLIYMYMAPKPKLSQDVTQFVALLYNLTPPVMNPVIYTLRNRDVKEAIRKLVMRIEKRRTQTFHRFPYITEKEDISTGNLGGCYGFGIEYWACQ